One region of Fusarium oxysporum f. sp. lycopersici 4287 chromosome 14, whole genome shotgun sequence genomic DNA includes:
- a CDS encoding serine/threonine kinase 16, translated as MNATASVVLSGTPYNFAASKVGLSYLSPLVGTLLAALYTGRFSDWFTIRLARRNQGVMEAEQRLWPFLLCVILIPASLILWGVGAAHNIHWFGLLVAMCGLGFINAVGITLSVNYLIDSYYHISGDALSTVMIIRNSMAFGMGYAITPWFENMGFQNCFLVAAFVGMLVAASFLAIVKYGKRLRARSTEAYWKLVDSDVVSSH; from the exons ATGAACGCTACGGCATCGGTGGTCTTGAGCGGAACCCCATACAACTTTGC GGCGTCAAAGGTTGGGCTGTCTTATCTCTCTCCTCTGGTAGGGACTCTGCTGGC AGCTCTTTACACTGGACGATTTAGCGACTGGTTCACCATCCGACTCGCTCGCCGCAACCAAGGTGTTATGGAAGCCGAACAGAGACTGTGGCCGTTCCTGCTCTGTGTCATCCTTATCCCTGCATCCCTCATCCTCTGGGGCGTTGGTGCGGCCCATAACATCCACTGGTTCGGTCTCCTTGTTGCCATGTGCGGGCTCGGATTCATCAATGCCGTCGGTATTACTTTAAGTGTCAATTACCTGATTGATTCATACTACCATATCAGTGGCGATGCTCTGTCTACTGTTATGATTATTCGCAATTCTATGGCTTTCGGAATGGGCTATGC AATCACGCCATGGTTCGAGAATATGGGTTTCCAAAACTGCTTTCTGGTCGCCGCATTTGTTGGCATGTTAGTTGCCGCGTCGTTTCTGGCCATAGTGAAATATGGAAAGCGGCTACGTGCCCGCAGTACAGAGGCCTACTGGAAGCTTGTTGATTCTGATGTGGTCAGCAGCCACTAA